Within Rhododendron vialii isolate Sample 1 chromosome 12a, ASM3025357v1, the genomic segment gatataatgatgatgtctttttaataagttgaaattacgaagcaggacatttaaaaaagaaCGAAGGGAGGACATGCATTTCTCTGCTGTTGTCTTCTTGTGGATCTGTTTCCTCACCGCCTTTCCTTTTAGAATATACCAAATGCTTTTGAGAAACCTTTTTCCCCCTATCTTGGATTTTATCCTTCGATCATTCAATGGTACATTTTCATCCCTCAGTTGACAAATACAAGCAAATAATATTAGTATTGAAAAAGTGCATAATAAAGTAAACTGTGTGGTCAAATATCAGTAGTGGGGGCCACCCTTGTATGTATGCGTAGCATTAGCGGAAGTATCAAATGATCGTGAGAATCGGATATCACCGGTATAGCCTATGTAGTGGCTGATATTTAAATTCCCTTGGCATTTTTGTCTACCTACGTTCGTTGCCAGTATATTGTTATTCGAGTACTAAGGATTTCGTTTATTGCACAAGCAGGAAATGATCTTCAGGGGGACTGATACAGTGGCAATTTTGTTGGAATGGATACTTGCAAGAATGGTTTTGCACCCAGATATTCAAGCCAAAGCCCAATCTGAAATAGAATCCGTCGTTGGAAAAACCCGACTTGTGTCCGATTCCGACCTCCCAAATCTCCCTTACCTCCTTGCCATTGTCAAAGAAACCCTCCGAATGCACCCGCCGGGCCCGCTCCTCTCTTGGGCTCGCCTCGCCATCCACGACACCAAAATCGGCGATCACTTCGTCCCGGCTGGCACCACAGCAATGGTGAACATGTGGGCCATAACCCACGACGAGCGGGTCTGGTCCGAACCAAACGAGTTCAAACCGGAACGCTTCATGGGGGAGGACGTGGCGATCATGGGATCGGATCTCAGGCTGGCTCCATTCGGATCCGGGAGGAGGGTTTGCCCCGGCAAAGCCATGGGGTTGGCGACGGTTCATCTGTGGCTGGCTCAGTTGCTTCAGAGCTTCGAGTGGGTGGCTgccgatggtggtggtggtgtggacTTGTCTGAGGTGCTGAACCTCTCTATGGAAATGAAAAACCCCTTGGTTTGCAAGGCTGTTGCTAGGgctttttgaagaaaatgttCGGGTGGTGCAGGCGGATTGGTTTAGATCTCATCCAAGATTTTGCAAAAAACCTTTTATAAATGGAGAGATCGATCATTTTATAAGTTTTACTACATGTCTAGGAAGCTAAGGAGGGATGGGTTCTTTCTTTAGTCTGATGAATATTGTATCAATCAGTTTTTGTTGGACTAAATGAAATATATCCAAAGCAATATCAGTATGCAGGTTTATTATGGCTTTGTGTTACATTTGTGTCCCCGTTTTTGTTAAGTTCATATTTGCATGTCATGCTTGGTTGCTATGGAAtctaattttgtaattttgtttattcaaaacCATTTTCGATGTTGAGGGTTTTGAATTCATGAAGGTTTTTTTAATTAGTCCTAAAAAAGTGGTCATGAAATTGTTGTGATTGGGTTGTTGAGAGGAAACGATCGAACTCGATCACTGATAGTACATCATGCATGCAAACCCTTGTTGATTATCATGACATGAAAAACTCATCCATTTGTTTTAGAAGTGATTTTCACAAAGCGTGCGAGTCCCATCTATACTTAGTGATTATTGAATATTAATTGAGTGTTTTTGAAGCACTGTCGTGTGGTACTTTAGAGGACTATTTCCGACTTCGATGCATATTTTGGTGAGAGCCGCAGCACAATTGACGGTGCTTCAAgagtaaaataataatttctcCATCTATAATGGTCCTTCATGTGATACTTGTGATTATGATCACCTTGAGGCCTATTCACCCTATCGAACAAGAATCTCCCATTGGGAATCATAATCGTGATCATAGACTTCGCACGTGGTGAAACTAGAAAATAAATTATACAACTTCTGGTTTGTTTGATTCCCTTTATGccccaaaaaaaacattattcTGTTACTTTTATCCGCCTGTCTTGTAACGTCCCATTATTGAGTGTAAAGTATGAACCTTAGCCATGGCATCGATATGGCATCgccactttctttcttttttttagccGAGAAATAACCCTGCAGCCAAACTATTATTAGATTTAACTGCGTAATTCAAATTTCAGGGGAGACTAGCACAGCATCTCCCCACTTTTGTTGGAATCTAAAGTCCTACCCAAGAATCTATAGTTAGTCGTTACAGGGGCAGTTTTTTAAGTTTCTTCGTGGAGACGCGATAATACACGCCTGCTATTtacaaggaagatttgcagagaACTACGTATGGAAAATGCGTTTTGGCCCATTTcggatttcacaaaaatttagaaaaatatccataatttttttaatattattttatgagtttGCCCTAgttacgaatccaaaagtaatacttacctaTGTCcattagagctgattttttataaggcccccataaaataatattctaaaatttatggatatttttctaaatttttgtgggattCGAAATGAGtccaaacacattttttttttacttgattcTCTGTAAATCTTTCTTGCGATTAAAATTTCTACAAaacttgtattatttttacattctcattttacgaactgaacaaatattttgggactaAGGGATCAACACTTAACTGTTgctttgctttttctttttctttttttttcacccTTATTGATAAAAGTCGCTTTTGGTATTCTTTTCGCAGATTCCCAAGAATCCCAACCTCTgtagttttcttcttttttatcctaTCTCTCACCCATTTTGGATATGGATCGGTCCAATGGGCATGAAAATCCTGTGTGAAAAGTAACATTACAAACAAAGAACCCATTCGGTTTGGCTTTTAAGAAACGTTTTTTGAGAATAATAAATgaagaaagataaataaaaaagaatttagTAGAGACCATGTACGTGAATTTTGACTATCCCGAATGAACAAGCAGCATAGGCTGATATGCATGCACAACCTATGCTCCTTgaaaaattctatttatttttaaccgtttgGAAGAAATAGTTTATAATAAAGTTATTAACAAAACATGTTCAATCATTCTAAAACTCGTCGATAttcatttaaaatatattttaaaattttgtgcttatttttacctaatttaacttaaagtacgcgttataaatttttgtagtcagtaatgcatgctttaattttgtacgatcttactgtgattgaataaaataaataagttttCTTCATTATGATTAACATGTGCTTTCAGTTGACTACATTCTTGAATCCGTTCCTCGGCGGCTTGCCAGCGTTGCCACTTGATCAACGGTACGGCCGCCCCTAAAGATTGTGCCGAACGACTTTACTTTGTTGTACAGCATCGACAACTTTTGATTCGCTGGATTGAAGCCCACTGTAATTGGATTACTCTACATGCAGTCCATTTCTTTAAGTTGATCCATTAAGATTTTGGTTTTACGATGGCTTTTTTATTTCGCAAAGtaagaactaaaaaataatttattttttttcatcattaactaaaaaaactcattaatatctagtaaatttttgaattttttaaaaacattcttgcaaaaattatatattaattattttaatatctcgttttgcggaccTGTCAAACTTAATTCAACGAAGGGAGTATAGTAAagtcccgttccagaaattttcttaaaaaataagcagcttattttacattttcaaactaaaaaataatataaatgaaaaataatttttcaatttttttttgcatcgtataaaagatctcgatgagatctttcaaacaagatacatatttcatatttttaaatttcaataaattcataatttttaagtttaaaattgcctttttaaaaaataagaatttttttctcattccggaacggggcctaaatacTCTCTCTGGCCCCATCTCAATGAGTTATTTTTAAATAATGATTTtaaaatcatataaaatattataatcaattaaaaagtgacacGAATTCTACAAAAGAACGGAGACGGAGTAAAGTATTTTCTTTATTGATTGGACTGATCGCGAATAGAGTTTACGAAGTTTGACTTGCTGCTCGCTGCATCTGCAGACTGCAGCAGAAAAGTTATGGATGGAAGGGGGTGGGAGTTGTGCGGCCAATACATATCGCGTAGATTTGTTTACATTTGTAGCCTGTAGCTAGGTATTGTTGGCCCACGCGGACACAGTCTACACGTAGGGCTTGTTTGGCTTAGTAAAAGTCATTTGGCTCCTTTCGTCTCAAATTGAGagttcattattttattttgaattgttttaaaatgatggttttttttcaaaaatggaagaaaaaatttgatgatttttcaaaagtgtCCCTTAAAAATGAATGTAAGTGTTATAAAGTAAGTAGAATATATGGACAATAGTTGAAATAATAGACATTATAAGTGTAATCATTGCATTTCTCTTTTAAACAGTTGGAATCTCCAAAAGGGACTCAATTTGAAAcggaaaaagtatttttttgtccttatttaattttttttgcatttgttagttttttgtcaattttttgaggattattgttttatcatgacgagagaaatctaaaaagtaaaacattatgattgaaacctatttttttaataaagacaaaaaattgatttattggcttatttttaattttatttaaaaaaattgtgttagGATCATCAcacacacgatttacgagtataaaacagtaaagaGTCAACACagagatttacgtggttctccaaaacCGGGTATGCCCATGGAAGCGAGAGCAGCTGTTGttttttattatcacagtatgaattagggtttataacatagagtatttataactactctattctaaccATAATCGGATTTGacctgtatcccaaaaatactcTTGTACGATACCTTACCATACCGTGTGGGGCGTTGCCCCCCGCACCCCCCAATTACGGAACGCCTGGGCCTTTCGGCCCAATCTACTTTCACCGAATCATCAACAATGGGCTAGATGCCGTCGCTTCGCTCCAGCATCTGGTCTTCTTTCTTGAACTCTATGAGCCACACAGTTCTAacaaattggatttcgatcgtaattttttacttttttttatattactctcgtcatgacgaagcaataatctttaaaaaattgatgaaaaattaacaatgtgattttttttttgaataagaacaaaaaaataagtcaatggCTTATTAAGCCAAACAAGCCACCGTGTGTGTGTCAAACTACTGGAGTATTTTGTATAGCTCATCGAGAAAAacatttatgaaaatttaaaCATAGCTCCAAACACAAATTGTATGTGAAGCCGTTCAATATATGTGATTCAACAGCACCGAATATAGTTGTGTTTGCAATCGGACATTAGTAACACGAGGGTCATTTATACATTAGTTTGAAAATGACCATAAATCACTAAGCTCACTTTCTGGTTTACTATTCCCTCCattcctaaataagtgttcagTCCACAAATATAAGcctttaaaaatatgcatttttttggtttaaaattctaccgtaaatttttttttttcacaacttaAAAAGAATCATTGATATCTgtttatttgtaaaaaaaaaaaatgattatctttggaaAAATCTAGATTTTTAGTTCGGATATTTATTTAGAAACATAGGGGGTACCAAATATGGAAGCTTTGTTATTCACCATTCTCCATGTGGAGCTGGGAGAGGCCTGATTAGAAAAGAAACAATATCACAAGAAACAGCGTAGAAATGATGAGCAATGAAAAAGTGGTGGATTCTCTTTTATTTCCCACAAAATCTCACAAGAAAAGAGGGGGATTAATATCAGATAAGCCCTTGGTAATAATCACAGAGATTGTACATGCATCATCTAGCACATTGTCCGAGTGCCATTTAAGGATCATACGTGGATTTCAAGATTtcgttgtatttttttttataagtaggTATCCAGtcagtttacgcgcacctcaactaattatGAGAGACCAATTCCACCGCCTCGAGATTTCCTCATATTATTCTCCATCTAATGTACACATTACCTTTTGATTGTGTTGTGTTTTAAGCTTTTCAATCTAAATATAATGAGCATTAGTATGACAAACGATCTCAGTAATGATTCTAGAAAGGTTTTGTTCATGGCTTTTGTGCACTTAAATCTTATAAATTGTACTTGCTCCGACACAGATACACGTACATGATTCTATTGTGGGAGACGAGGTAACAAAGATTCTCTAACAATAGTCTCTTCTTGGGAAGAGAATATTGGGCAATCTTGGAATAGATTATTGTGCAATCTTGCGGCTGATATTGCATGAGAACAGATGTACATGCACTTTTTCGGTACAAAAGACTTGAACCCACCTAAAATATGAAGTAATAATCAACAGAACCATGCACAAAATACATGCactttttttggtgtttggtttaTGTGGTTTATGAGAGAGTCAATTGCTCATGGAAACAACTAAATTAACAGGTCAAGAAGAAACTGCCTTCATTACAGTAGTTCGTTGCTTATCGTAGCAAGAGAGTTACCAAATGCCTTTCTGCTATCAGTAATGTCAATGAACCTTTCCGAGTGGTGGAATTCAAAGTGAATGCACTTCCAAGAACAAGGGACAGACAATTCAGGTCCAAGCAAATGTCATTCTCCGTAGGATTACTAAGATTCATTTAGTATCGTTGCTCATACACGGGCCAACATACAATTTGAGCCATGAAGTAACCTGTCTCCTTATTTGGATTCATAGCTGTAGAAGAGCGCTACACACTCTTGTCTTCGTAAAGGGTCATATCCTCCTCCAGGATCTAGGATGCTTATACCAAACTGCTAATTTTGCACAACAGGCCTGAGGACTGTGTCAAGATGCTAAGATTCAGTCCCAGTCACTTCCCATCGTTCCAACGCTATCTATATTTACTTATAACTTGACCCACTTCACCCTCTGTGAGAACTATAAGAACATGTGAATAAACTACTGTTTCAAGATGAAACTTTAATGAGTTGAGAGGATTCGTTCATTAGTCTTCTAAGCTTTAATTCACGATAcgttaaattttgaaaactttggcCTCCATCCAATGAGAAAACAACAAGAACTATTTCCAcgagagtacaaagtacaagcACCTAAAAACAAATTGGAGTTCAGTAGAGACAAACTCTCATAAAAAACATCGGACATCCCCAACCAGGTGTAGTGTACCACAAAGGCAATGAGGTTATATAACTGCTCAAGTAATCTGAAAAAAATCAGCAATAGTGCAAAGCAACTCCCGAAAGAAGGCTTACTAAAGCAAATGGAAACCAAGAATGATCAGCATTTACATTAGTAGGTGATATGTAGACAAAGCTGACATTTAAAACTAACTCAGAAGATAGTATATTGAAGATTTTTGAATGCAAGAAATGCTAGTATCTGCATAGATTCGATGACCCCAAGCATAAGAAATCGTGTGAAACATTTACTAGGAAACAGAACATCACCTTGTACAATTTGCATGGAAAAGCAGAATATGGGCACTAACTCAGAGGTTAACAATTTGGAAGGAATCAACAACGGTTTGCAATTTGTCTTTCATCTTCCCCCACCTCCTCTCGTTGGCCCCCGTTGTCAAAGTGTAGAACTTCCCTGGATGAAAATTGTTCTCCATGTAAAAATGATGTAATATTACAATGAAGTGAAAAAACTGCAATGCAAGCATTTGCAGTTTGTTGACAAGAGAAATATAACACCCTCATGACAAATTTAAAGCTACGTACACGCACATGACAATTTTTAACTTTACTGCAGATAAGTTTCATACCATTGCCAATACAGATGGTACTGAGAGCATGGCGCGTATATGTTGGAGCTTGAGCAATAAATTCAAATGTGTAATAAGCTTTCCCATCTGCATCATGCTGTACATGACCAAAGGACCTTAAAATCAGTCAAGACTTCATGACCTCAACCAAACTGAGTTGACTGGAAGAGGACAGCAAAACATGAACATAATAAGGATAAAACAGCATAATGATAGTCAGATCCCACGCTAAAGTCTATGTTTTTCTGTTGTTTTACAAACTTATGAGATCTAGAGTCCAATGAGTCTTTGACcaacaaatacacacacacaccaaaaaaaaaaaaattacttagtGGTCCATGCTGGTATTCCCTAATCTCCAGCATCGTGCCTTAGCTAACGTTGCAAGTCTACCGCATATGTTTAACTAGAGATACGGGCTACATAGTGTCCGTGATCTCATTGCTAGTAGATAAGGGTTGACATGCATGTCCATGGAACCACTTTTTGTTGCAGTAATGCTTTTATCCATGTACATACACCCAAAATGATACTACTACATGTAATGATCTATGTTTTACCCATATTTCCACAAAACCATaaacataaaacaaattaagttgTAATGTACCAAATGACATAGATACCAAACCTCTGTTGCCTGAACAAGCTTAGTTTTCTGGGTAGGGGGGGCTAGAACTTTTTTAATTAGAGTTTCAGCAACCTGAGACCAGTAAACAATCAACATAGGGTGTCCATATTAGTACTAAGACCGTATGCAATGGATTCAAGAAAGAAAATTGGACCATATCGAGCCAACTAGTTTACATCTCCAAAACATTATGGTTATGCACAACCTCTGGTGGAGACCCAAGGTCTCGAATGTCCTGTTTGCTGGTTGGAAACATTGTTACGCTGACATTCTCTAGCGGTTCAATCACATCTTTGAATACCTTGTCTTGTCCTTCAACGACTACTTCCTGcctcaaaagagagagaaaaatatacgTACAACGACAAAAGctacaaaaaccaaacataaTGAAGAAAGCCATTCAATGTAAATCCTTACTGATTTGTTTAAATGCGTGGAACTATGAGAATGCAAAGAAACTGCAGTTGAGCAcagaaataaagcataaaaactACCAATGCTAACCTGCCAACCAAAAGGATAGAGAAATGAGTATCCATCCTTCTTGTCCGTCACAGGCAGGaatccttttttattttctgcaGCAACTGAGCCATATCAAGGGTGCACTCTTAGCCTATGAGTCATTATTACTATGGAAAGTAAGCTTTTAATGCCACTTAGcagaaaaataacaagaagcaagaaaagaagaaggaacAGTCTACTTCAAGATCACAAATGAAAGTTAAAAATGAGGATTCCAGAAAATTTGGAAATAATAGCACTTACATGACGCATATTTCTGTTGAGATAGCAAAACCCAAGGTGCAAGTGTTGTTCCCAAGGCCAGCAGTTGACGCCTCCCACGCCTATCGGTGAGAAAATAATCTGGTGAAATTAACATGGACCATTAAATAGAGGTTACTAGAGCACAGAAAAGAATCAAGTAAAAATTGAAGCCAAAAAAAGGAGTATGTTACTTTACATGAGTAAACCGCAAGCACACATAAAGGCACGCATATGAAAGAGCCTGTGTGACCTGTCTTCTATGCTACTCTAATCCGAGTTGAGTTACTGTAGGGGCTTTTCACAAGGGGAAGAGGCAGGCCGACACACAATTGCATCTTTTAAGTGCTCAACACATGccccaagtttaaaaataagaagatgATAGGACagttttgtttgtgtgtgagaCACAGGTCCCAAATGTTCAGTTCTTGACCACAGTCCAAAACACAAGAAAGCAAAAGTCCTATCTCCAGTGACTCAAGCCAAAACACAACATTGTTGGAGGAATACAGGGGCCATTAAGATTGTGTTTATATTTATTTACAAGAATTGGCGTCTTAATTGGTAAAGTTCTTGTTTAACACTAAGTCAACCTCTAGTATGACCCCACATGTGGAACACTTAACTATTAAACACCAACGACTATAGTAATTACTTACTTGTACTTTGTTCTTAAACCCTTTTTTATCAAATAACCGGAACAAATGAAAATCAATTTACAAGTGGAGCAACAGTCACAAAAACCAAGAGACGAGCACCAAAAGAAGTAAATAGTTTGCAACCTAACAGAACTAAACAAGTGCAACCATGTAACGCCACATTTCAGagcaattaaaagaaaatacgACATATGCCCATGCCATGGTGGACCAAATCCATTGATGACCCATGTAACATGGACGAAGTGAAGAATATATATGAATCCTTCTATTTAAGAATTTCACCATAATGTTCCTGAGAACTTTAAAGAATGTGCAATATAAAGTGGTTCAAATGATTATAACATCACCTACATTTCCATAATGATCAAAATTGGACAAGTATTATCTTACCATATTGCTTCAAGTAACCACAAATTTTCACTAATCATTAGTAACTGAATTAGCTAAGCTGCCCAATCATGCTGCAATCATGGTGTAAGCTAGTTGTCAATACAAGAGTACTCGGGAAGTTGGTCTGGTCGATTTTTTGGTTCACCATTATACTATACTTCAAATTCACCAGGCACGTGACCGATAACCGAATTATGCAGATTCAGTCAACATCAAGCAAACAAGTTTCACCTTGATGAGATGAAGTTGAAGCAACAGATATTTGCTCTGCCCTTACGAGAAAGGAAACGCCTCTTGCAAAAAGACCATTCCTGTACATTCCTAGCCGAGTCATGATATCCATCTACATGGatgaagaaataaaattaatttatacAGAATCCAAGAATTACAGTACTGATGAAGAAAAACAATGAAGCGAGAACCTGAGTAGATGCATTTGACAACCATGTCTGATGGATTGAAGGTGAATGTTGCAAAGACACCATTTTCAAAAGCTTTGCACTGGAACAAGCACAACAGACTATCACACATCCCTCCCAAAGTCACTAAAACCAGAAAAACATTTGTACCACAAAGTTACCTAATTTCAATGCTTTGGGTCAGACAGTCAGACCAGTGTTCTAATAAGTCAGATAAGAAACTGAGTTGCATTGGTTTCATGACCTTTCTCAACTATCCTCTAATGCTTACCCTTTTGTTAATGTCACCAAGaacagaaagataaaaataacgAACTTCTAGCTATTACAAAAGCCAGCTCCAACAGAGGAATTGGGGCTAGTGTAGCCATACTTTCAGAGGATGACCATTTCAATACCGAATACAGGAACTCATTTTATTGGAGGACATGCATTAGCTCTAACAAAACATGGTTTTGGGTTTAGTGGCCGCCAGCCAACCATGAGCCTGCTGCCTGCCTCTAAACCACCTTAGCATTTTATGTAATTCAGGCCTTTGACtgctcatttttttgaattatcatTGAGTCACTGTTGAACTAACAATTGGCTTTCACATGTGATCACTGAGAAATGCATAATCATCTAAACCCCAGCATTCATGGAACATGCCTTTTGGCAGGGACACTTGCAGATTCAATACTCCAAATAGGTTGGACAGAAAGCCGTTGCAGCAGAATCCAACTGCCTGATA encodes:
- the LOC131311505 gene encoding psbP-like protein 1, chloroplastic isoform X2, coding for MVSLQHSPSIHQTWLSNASTQMDIMTRLGMYRNGLFARGVSFLVRAEQISVASTSSHQDYFLTDRRGRRQLLALGTTLAPWVLLSQQKYASFAAENKKGFLPVTDKKDGYSFLYPFGWQEVVVEGQDKVFKDVIEPLENVSVTMFPTSKQDIRDLGSPPEVAETLIKKVLAPPTQKTKLVQATEHDADGKAYYTFEFIAQAPTYTRHALSTICIGNGKFYTLTTGANERRWGKMKDKLQTVVDSFQIVNL
- the LOC131311505 gene encoding psbP-like protein 1, chloroplastic isoform X3; this encodes MMWSLVKKDKKKKPNGFFHSAHFPSQLTAGDPILNGELRRRRPKKDYFLTDRRGRRQLLALGTTLAPWVLLSQQKYASFAAENKKGFLPVTDKKDGYSFLYPFGWQEVVVEGQDKVFKDVIEPLENVSVTMFPTSKQDIRDLGSPPEVAETLIKKVLAPPTQKTKLVQATEVWYLCHLHDADGKAYYTFEFIAQAPTYTRHALSTICIGNGKFYTLTTGANERRWGKMKDKLQTVVDSFQIVNL
- the LOC131311505 gene encoding psbP-like protein 1, chloroplastic isoform X1; amino-acid sequence: MVSLQHSPSIHQTWLSNASTQMDIMTRLGMYRNGLFARGVSFLVRAEQISVASTSSHQDYFLTDRRGRRQLLALGTTLAPWVLLSQQKYASFAAENKKGFLPVTDKKDGYSFLYPFGWQEVVVEGQDKVFKDVIEPLENVSVTMFPTSKQDIRDLGSPPEVAETLIKKVLAPPTQKTKLVQATEVWYLCHLHDADGKAYYTFEFIAQAPTYTRHALSTICIGNGKFYTLTTGANERRWGKMKDKLQTVVDSFQIVNL